In Spirobacillus cienkowskii, a genomic segment contains:
- a CDS encoding enoyl-ACP reductase FabI, with product MKHAQILAGKRGIVFGVANNKSIAWACAQLCAEHGAQLAFNYLGEAQEKRVRELVKELPSALVFPCDVTKDDQIETFYSNIQREWETIDFIIHSVAFTEKENLKDKFMVVSRESFSSTLDVSAYSLLAVTRPAISLMKKGGSVITMSYYGAEKVVPRYNVMGVAKAALESCAKYMAHDLGEVGIRVNAISAGPIRTLSSSAIPGIKEMLDNSQKYSPLKRNVTTEDVARTAVYLLSELSSGVTGEVVHVDCGYNTLGMFSMVE from the coding sequence ATGAAACATGCACAAATTCTGGCTGGCAAGCGAGGGATTGTTTTTGGTGTGGCAAATAATAAATCAATTGCATGGGCGTGTGCACAGCTCTGTGCCGAGCATGGTGCGCAACTGGCATTTAATTATTTAGGTGAAGCACAAGAAAAACGTGTCCGTGAGCTTGTCAAAGAACTTCCGAGCGCATTGGTGTTTCCATGTGATGTCACAAAAGATGATCAAATCGAAACTTTTTATTCAAACATTCAAAGAGAATGGGAAACTATTGACTTTATCATACATTCTGTGGCATTTACAGAAAAAGAAAATTTAAAAGATAAATTTATGGTTGTTTCACGAGAATCGTTTTCATCAACTTTAGACGTTTCAGCATACTCATTACTTGCTGTCACAAGACCGGCAATTTCTCTTATGAAAAAAGGCGGAAGTGTTATTACTATGTCTTATTATGGTGCTGAAAAAGTGGTGCCGCGTTATAATGTTATGGGTGTCGCAAAGGCTGCTCTAGAATCATGTGCAAAGTATATGGCTCATGATTTGGGTGAAGTTGGAATACGCGTCAATGCAATTAGTGCAGGTCCAATTCGTACGTTATCATCAAGTGCAATTCCAGGCATTAAAGAAATGCTTGATAATTCGCAAAAATACTCTCCATTAAAACGAAATGTGACGACTGAAGATGTTGCACGCACTGCAGTTTATTTGTTATCAGAACTTTCATCTGGGGTAACAGGGGAAGTTGTTCATGTGGACTGTGGTTATAATACGCTTGGCATGTTTTCAATGGTAGAATAA
- a CDS encoding LptF/LptG family permease — translation MRIWWYIAFQFLKNIIAILILVLLIYFILTYMEESQRYFDKYDVPHNVIFRYYFWQLPAITIQLLPFVVLVAGIITNWVLAKHGEIAALRAAGLSIMRVSFPLISIALAFMVAHFMISEFILPASSNRFYRVQYEEIEKNNAVALFTDSTWLKAINTILHFDEYDEIKQELFNVEYFKTNSEGSIVQIVHAKSGYFEENISRWVLRDTLTFNFDFQTESSLKAEIKPLYVTNVDFAPPKVLMRSSESSQISFWQLKKLIDKAEIAGANVSDRMVDLYFKLSTPFANLLFVFLTIPFALKKERNEEKYIGIVICIAASLLYWFGNISLRSFAIKGSINPIFAAWAMNFIVALLSYGLIRKLDKGQ, via the coding sequence ATGAGAATCTGGTGGTATATTGCCTTTCAGTTTTTAAAAAATATTATTGCCATACTTATTTTAGTCCTGTTGATTTATTTTATTTTAACTTATATGGAAGAAAGTCAGCGTTATTTTGATAAGTATGATGTCCCTCATAATGTTATTTTTCGCTATTATTTTTGGCAATTGCCAGCTATTACAATTCAGCTACTGCCTTTTGTTGTACTGGTTGCTGGAATTATTACTAACTGGGTTTTAGCAAAGCATGGTGAAATAGCAGCTCTTCGTGCTGCGGGCCTATCAATTATGCGGGTTTCGTTTCCACTGATTAGCATTGCGCTTGCATTTATGGTTGCTCATTTTATGATTAGTGAGTTTATTTTACCGGCAAGTTCTAATCGATTTTACCGGGTGCAATACGAAGAAATTGAAAAAAATAATGCAGTTGCTTTATTTACAGATAGTACATGGTTAAAAGCTATAAATACCATCTTACATTTTGATGAATACGATGAAATTAAGCAAGAGCTTTTTAATGTTGAATATTTTAAAACAAATAGTGAGGGAAGTATTGTACAAATAGTCCATGCAAAGTCTGGTTATTTTGAAGAAAATATTAGCCGATGGGTATTACGTGATACTCTAACTTTTAATTTTGACTTTCAAACAGAATCGTCTTTAAAAGCTGAAATTAAGCCTTTGTATGTGACTAATGTTGATTTTGCTCCACCGAAGGTGTTGATGAGAAGTAGCGAGTCAAGTCAAATTAGTTTTTGGCAATTAAAAAAATTAATTGATAAAGCAGAAATTGCGGGAGCAAATGTTTCAGATCGAATGGTTGATCTGTATTTTAAATTGAGCACGCCATTTGCTAATTTGTTATTTGTGTTTTTGACAATTCCATTTGCTTTAAAAAAGGAGCGCAATGAAGAAAAATATATTGGCATTGTTATCTGCATTGCTGCTTCTCTATTGTATTGGTTTGGCAACATATCACTCAGAAGTTTTGCGATTAAAGGAAGTATAAATCCAATTTTTGCAGCATGGGCAATGAATTTCATCGTTGCTTTGTTAAGTTATGGACTTATTAGGAAGTTAGATAAAGGGCAGTAA
- a CDS encoding pentapeptide repeat-containing protein — MFELELILQEVSKGSMNVQKAKNLIEKNYELKKQKISEHGDFNQTYKEGNQEGFKSAFEKLKKTVNIDELIKFSSHFVHQISENIPQIEKIQENITNNFQNVGFSPNINGLDSKFSVFRAVSVCADSHIVNNMVVASQWFGVQFLENAIFKNNKFTAVQFSEVSVFRSDFCVSNFSLARLSNVSFHEARLENNKFSRTTLSDLKIKESDFTENQIVKCDFSEMSIRASRLNCMTMTNVDIQDCEFDSCDIQGVEFENCKFKECIFSNLLVVTDEPIKISNCHVSGKNISGCQTIQEFLSLLNSQS; from the coding sequence ATGTTTGAATTGGAATTGATACTTCAGGAAGTATCTAAAGGTAGTATGAACGTTCAGAAGGCTAAAAATTTAATAGAAAAAAATTATGAGCTAAAGAAACAAAAAATCTCTGAGCACGGTGATTTTAATCAAACTTACAAAGAAGGAAATCAAGAAGGGTTTAAATCGGCATTTGAAAAATTAAAGAAAACAGTAAATATTGATGAATTAATAAAATTTTCAAGTCATTTTGTCCATCAAATATCAGAAAATATTCCACAAATTGAAAAAATCCAAGAAAATATAACAAATAACTTTCAAAATGTTGGTTTTTCTCCAAATATAAATGGATTAGATTCTAAATTTTCTGTATTTAGAGCTGTAAGTGTTTGTGCTGATAGTCATATTGTTAATAATATGGTTGTTGCCTCCCAGTGGTTTGGAGTGCAATTTTTAGAAAATGCAATCTTTAAAAATAATAAATTTACTGCTGTGCAGTTTTCTGAAGTTTCAGTTTTTCGCTCTGATTTTTGTGTTTCTAATTTTAGTTTGGCTCGTTTGAGCAATGTTTCTTTTCATGAGGCTCGTTTAGAAAATAATAAATTTTCAAGAACAACCCTTTCTGATTTAAAAATAAAAGAATCTGATTTTACTGAAAATCAGATTGTTAAATGTGATTTTTCTGAAATGTCAATTCGTGCAAGTCGTTTGAATTGCATGACAATGACAAATGTTGATATTCAAGATTGTGAATTTGATTCGTGTGATATTCAGGGGGTTGAATTTGAAAATTGTAAATTTAAAGAATGTATTTTTTCAAATTTATTAGTAGTTACCGATGAGCCAATAAAAATTTCAAATTGTCATGTATCTGGTAAAAATATTTCAGGATGTCAAACTATTCAAGAATTTTTAAGTCTTTTAAATTCTCAGTCATGA
- a CDS encoding LptF/LptG family permease, translating into MAIFRKLDRLIASEIISLTFVITASLSSVLIMIKFPRYANLLFSAPDSGTTFFMLLLFILPSVLKLTLPISLLLASALVSAKMSADREIEAWMASGVSVLRLSYMPIFLGIIVMIVSLWFALFFEPYSNKSFNKFQWLQSQNAVEAMVQNSIREKSFVFDALPIPENAKLTMYLQSVSSDRSEFSNIFIGLKSNHEKHFSVIVAKSGTLKKEKVNGLQDYIFSLNDGYVYSCNTNKVSLEKFILQNKESLISSNLENSHSKLNLSAYPSFTDWNVTQFSEMQISLLNSFKSKFKIDSNSSNNINQLYPNELYNYIDRLQVENSDWRYKPEVIQKIVYVFKQISIPFCSIFLALIGICLGIQDSRKKQIGVYLGVGIIIFILYSSVSLSQQLATSLIFPPTIAFIFAPLALILTSCILLRWRLRHPPSVSFITFIKDDLLKIKIFSRKG; encoded by the coding sequence ATGGCAATTTTTCGAAAATTAGATCGTTTGATAGCTAGTGAAATAATATCCTTAACATTTGTAATCACAGCAAGTTTAAGTTCTGTGTTAATAATGATAAAATTTCCTCGTTATGCAAATCTTCTGTTTTCTGCGCCAGATAGTGGCACCACTTTTTTTATGCTATTGCTTTTTATTTTGCCTTCGGTACTTAAATTAACACTCCCAATCTCTTTGTTACTTGCTTCAGCACTAGTTTCCGCAAAAATGTCTGCAGATCGAGAAATTGAAGCATGGATGGCAAGTGGTGTGAGTGTACTGCGTTTGTCTTACATGCCTATATTTTTAGGCATTATTGTAATGATTGTTTCGCTATGGTTTGCGTTATTTTTTGAGCCATACTCAAATAAGAGCTTTAATAAATTTCAATGGTTGCAGTCACAGAATGCAGTCGAAGCCATGGTACAAAATTCAATTAGAGAAAAGTCTTTTGTTTTTGATGCACTCCCAATTCCAGAAAATGCAAAATTAACCATGTATCTTCAATCGGTTTCTTCTGATAGAAGTGAGTTTTCTAATATTTTTATAGGATTGAAGTCTAATCATGAAAAACATTTTTCTGTAATTGTTGCAAAATCAGGCACATTAAAAAAGGAAAAGGTTAATGGATTGCAAGACTATATTTTTTCATTAAATGATGGCTATGTTTATTCATGCAATACCAATAAAGTATCATTAGAGAAATTTATTTTACAAAATAAAGAAAGTTTAATTTCTTCTAACCTTGAAAATTCACATTCAAAATTAAATTTATCTGCATATCCTTCTTTTACAGATTGGAATGTGACCCAGTTTTCTGAAATGCAGATTTCATTGCTAAATAGTTTTAAGAGTAAATTTAAGATTGACAGTAATTCTAGTAACAATATTAATCAGCTATATCCAAATGAATTGTATAATTATATAGACCGATTGCAAGTAGAAAACAGCGATTGGCGTTATAAACCTGAAGTGATTCAAAAAATAGTTTATGTTTTTAAACAAATATCAATTCCATTTTGCTCAATTTTTTTGGCTTTAATTGGGATTTGTTTAGGTATCCAAGATTCGAGAAAAAAACAAATTGGAGTCTATTTGGGAGTTGGTATTATTATTTTTATCCTCTATTCTTCGGTTTCTCTCTCTCAACAGCTTGCTACCAGTTTAATATTTCCTCCAACTATTGCTTTTATTTTTGCACCTCTTGCACTTATTTTAACAAGCTGTATTCTGCTCCGCTGGCGTTTGAGGCATCCACCCTCTGTGAGTTTTATAACTTTTATTAAAGATGATTTATTAAAAATTAAAATCTTCTCAAGAAAAGGATAA
- a CDS encoding calcium-binding protein, with amino-acid sequence MKYYFNKNSLALPFISTTLLSASCSKQNTHINPDFFESKQYFVTQESHENEDANQNIDDIENEDANQNNDDIENEGANQNNDANNEEDQNFSDILMKYSLLGVTDIEFIDDNELLQNPWKIYATVYVNQKPKEISFDGKTQEEIEQKFNSFILAYKTDEFLDLENEFNIKIQKISDKETDKFIVTEKNTQKEHTFKTIGDIVTVYSATKKNAAFIAKKAKMLKYILRTVRGKDTRNQVTTFNADDTGKGFVIDGFDDLATALENSGLPKQLELTLKTSIYMLFGGAVWLGYEGANEELHSSLAEHNESVALIKQIREELLTNLQNEISLQENLLSHLERPNAQEADADIQTYRITSENHRFKIKFVKEILNIINNSKIQDKYDNKKNDKSLKNLRQIIIEHNTSVERILAHKKRRNSQHYHILFENITEVELVKKIREADNKKFVLTHLNKLKQYQQELLQGIGNHISSHSVLPNTASGLASMYYGMIAFEIKSFAEIISHNLNPISATDSKLLFDWGNGLSNIETVGNAFLSAGQAQMVLAGLSKIFENKKEIKGLKNWIESISNSQFWKEVQDSELDNVSKIKILKTKKMVESFYRVKKNWLTAQAVGDVMLTSGQAQMFVSGPLLLGIPVLSGVGAASTILGIVGAQGAEHFIEKNFEFPSAPENSIEAKICESSEPDNSDFFKNQITKVQNLVELSEQKTRIRVWQKIYEEVLKNPYKKPDEIISALKHKWKNDKHILNPAKDTYHQGIYKHTLKNMFNKESPNYKKNVRFIHYAKKLIAENKNNNQNSSPSIKFISFVTTHLQMINEKIEKKFTDNINQNDADKPLNLQSVLAHQQLNHENTSKIRQIITFFDEFGLGEELDRRIVKKVILRNGYLLKKEKDDLEKKEIAKNYLKEVTIKTNKKPWNFPNPLPGFFVYYFPNFYNNNKRSKPIIFSKKNQSIYVFDKSQYLEDLKNYNEFDSEKQKNIMVFSKLIFDIDSFDNNTDVKFFEKLHHFKNAFGRELRSVFQLTYEEVKNTFRADALRPIFNGITDQIDNYNTPQTLTSGSENKIFKNFANTLYRGTEKFSTAANKFNAGINLFLTPQSIKQIYQAATQNNTKDAIQGSVSFTLDKADLLLDIGRNSSSQTYWLKHPKTFQGLGSLHFVINTAAAGIDIWQATELYNNAMETEDLALKQDLLVNSALTGATAASSLGTALLLPLSAKAGPIGTAIGFTIMATKGTYNAIRVSQQLRDLGFDENLITLNSISHFFGHYQMNEDPKVIRKKMENHFIENTIPTLLEEKNNAFFANHTNNLKDSYYFKQIIFPRISLFIPFSDTENKMLCYYLCNTTKIQIPKPIEDKKHLCLTNNIYDANKSRESEYLHNKHLDLIKKHHHKLVVNQPKVPKSPIGVKYGGFGGSHIFNETTFCPLENTSSSMLVANSQQQNTFDELAMKSSKIAEKSAILYLVGIGDQGKHGNMISTISGEQSSKNLYVIHPATYALQLIGGEDSDIIEFFEPLKGVDPNGKKIGFIDGKKGVDTISIKNITTQDPNNLFQISLNPSIKLDHSFIEVENVENVIGSNFNDEIVGNEDNNVLMGNAGDDSIKSGDGNDILHAGSGADYLEGGKGKDVYVIFQKDIEDKKIKTINNYDEKWDENEEENIDAILTDIENFVATQVGPDLILSVLDGATYRPAIKVLNYFESEHHKHLILTDLEQNKKEISKNLE; translated from the coding sequence ATGAAATATTATTTTAACAAAAATAGTTTGGCTCTTCCATTCATTAGTACAACTTTGCTTTCGGCAAGTTGCAGTAAACAAAACACGCACATCAACCCAGATTTTTTTGAAAGCAAACAGTATTTTGTAACACAAGAATCACATGAAAATGAGGATGCCAATCAAAATATCGATGACATTGAAAATGAAGATGCCAATCAAAATAATGATGACATTGAAAATGAGGGTGCCAATCAAAATAATGATGCCAATAATGAAGAAGACCAAAATTTTTCAGACATATTGATGAAATATTCATTACTGGGAGTGACTGATATAGAGTTTATTGATGATAATGAATTATTGCAAAACCCCTGGAAAATTTATGCAACTGTTTATGTTAATCAAAAGCCAAAAGAAATTTCTTTTGATGGAAAAACTCAAGAAGAAATTGAACAAAAATTTAATTCATTTATTCTTGCATACAAAACAGATGAATTTTTAGATCTAGAAAATGAATTTAATATTAAAATTCAAAAAATATCAGATAAAGAAACTGATAAATTTATTGTAACCGAAAAAAACACTCAAAAAGAACACACATTTAAAACTATTGGAGACATTGTCACAGTTTATTCTGCAACAAAAAAAAATGCCGCTTTTATTGCCAAAAAAGCCAAAATGCTCAAATATATTTTGCGCACAGTCAGAGGAAAAGATACAAGAAATCAAGTCACAACTTTTAATGCAGACGATACTGGCAAAGGATTTGTGATCGATGGATTTGATGATCTTGCCACCGCTCTTGAAAACTCGGGCTTACCAAAACAGCTTGAACTGACGTTAAAAACTTCTATTTACATGTTGTTTGGCGGTGCTGTTTGGCTTGGCTACGAAGGAGCTAACGAGGAATTGCATTCTTCGTTAGCAGAGCACAATGAATCTGTAGCGTTAATCAAACAGATACGCGAAGAATTGCTTACTAATTTACAAAATGAAATTTCCTTACAAGAAAACCTATTAAGCCACCTTGAAAGACCAAATGCTCAAGAAGCTGATGCAGATATTCAAACATATAGAATTACTAGTGAAAATCATAGATTTAAAATCAAATTTGTTAAAGAAATTTTAAATATTATAAATAATTCCAAAATACAAGATAAATATGATAATAAAAAAAATGACAAATCTTTAAAAAATTTACGTCAAATTATAATTGAACATAATACAAGCGTTGAAAGAATTTTAGCTCACAAAAAAAGAAGAAATTCGCAACATTATCATATTCTATTTGAAAACATAACTGAAGTTGAACTTGTCAAAAAAATAAGAGAAGCAGATAATAAAAAATTTGTTTTAACTCACTTAAATAAACTAAAACAATATCAACAAGAATTGCTACAGGGAATCGGCAATCACATCTCGTCTCACTCTGTTCTGCCAAATACAGCCAGTGGTCTAGCATCAATGTACTATGGCATGATTGCCTTTGAAATCAAATCATTTGCGGAGATAATTTCGCATAATTTAAATCCAATTTCAGCAACAGATTCAAAACTATTATTTGATTGGGGTAACGGTTTATCTAATATTGAAACTGTTGGTAATGCATTTTTATCTGCTGGCCAAGCCCAAATGGTTTTAGCTGGATTGAGTAAAATTTTTGAAAATAAAAAAGAAATTAAAGGATTAAAAAACTGGATAGAATCGATAAGCAATAGTCAATTTTGGAAAGAAGTACAAGACTCAGAGCTTGATAATGTTTCAAAAATTAAAATTTTAAAAACAAAAAAAATGGTTGAAAGTTTTTATCGGGTCAAAAAAAACTGGTTAACAGCACAAGCAGTTGGTGATGTTATGCTTACAAGTGGACAAGCACAAATGTTTGTATCTGGTCCGTTGTTACTAGGAATCCCTGTTCTTTCTGGGGTTGGTGCGGCCTCTACAATTTTAGGGATAGTTGGAGCGCAAGGTGCAGAACATTTTATTGAAAAAAACTTTGAGTTTCCATCTGCTCCAGAAAATAGTATTGAAGCTAAAATTTGCGAAAGTAGCGAACCAGATAATAGCGATTTTTTTAAAAATCAAATAACAAAAGTTCAAAATCTTGTTGAACTTTCAGAACAAAAAACTCGAATTCGGGTTTGGCAAAAAATTTATGAAGAAGTTTTAAAAAATCCTTATAAAAAACCTGATGAAATTATCAGCGCACTTAAACATAAATGGAAAAATGATAAACACATTTTAAACCCAGCAAAAGACACCTACCATCAGGGTATCTATAAACATACATTAAAAAACATGTTTAATAAAGAAAGTCCTAACTATAAAAAAAATGTAAGATTTATTCATTATGCAAAAAAATTAATTGCAGAAAATAAAAATAATAATCAAAATTCATCACCAAGTATAAAATTTATAAGTTTTGTTACCACGCATCTGCAAATGATTAATGAAAAAATTGAAAAAAAATTTACAGATAACATAAATCAGAATGATGCGGATAAACCTTTAAATTTACAGTCTGTTTTAGCCCATCAACAGCTAAATCATGAAAATACATCTAAAATTAGGCAAATTATTACATTCTTTGATGAATTTGGTTTAGGCGAAGAACTTGATCGGCGTATTGTTAAAAAAGTCATTTTAAGAAATGGATATCTTCTAAAAAAAGAAAAAGATGACTTAGAAAAAAAAGAAATCGCAAAAAATTATTTAAAAGAAGTTACTATTAAAACAAATAAAAAACCGTGGAATTTTCCAAATCCATTACCAGGATTTTTTGTTTATTATTTTCCAAATTTTTATAATAACAATAAAAGATCAAAACCAATAATTTTTTCTAAAAAAAATCAATCAATCTATGTTTTTGATAAATCTCAATATTTAGAAGATTTAAAAAATTATAATGAATTTGACTCAGAAAAACAAAAAAATATAATGGTATTTAGTAAATTAATATTTGATATTGACAGCTTTGATAACAATACAGACGTAAAATTTTTTGAAAAATTACATCACTTTAAGAATGCGTTTGGGAGAGAATTACGGAGTGTTTTTCAACTTACTTACGAAGAAGTAAAAAATACATTTAGAGCTGATGCTTTAAGACCAATTTTTAATGGCATTACCGATCAAATTGATAATTATAATACACCTCAAACATTAACAAGCGGTTCAGAAAATAAAATATTTAAAAATTTTGCAAATACTTTATACCGTGGCACCGAAAAATTTTCTACAGCAGCAAACAAATTCAACGCTGGAATAAATCTATTTTTAACTCCACAAAGTATTAAGCAAATTTATCAAGCAGCCACCCAAAATAATACCAAAGATGCAATTCAAGGAAGTGTGAGTTTTACCCTCGATAAGGCTGATTTGCTGTTAGATATTGGCAGAAACTCGAGCTCGCAAACCTATTGGCTAAAGCATCCAAAAACATTTCAAGGTCTCGGTTCACTACACTTTGTGATTAATACAGCAGCGGCAGGAATTGATATTTGGCAAGCAACAGAACTTTATAATAATGCGATGGAAACTGAAGATCTTGCTTTAAAACAAGACTTACTTGTTAACTCTGCCCTGACTGGAGCGACTGCGGCATCCTCATTGGGCACAGCTTTATTACTTCCCTTGAGTGCGAAAGCAGGTCCTATTGGCACCGCAATTGGCTTTACCATTATGGCAACAAAAGGAACTTACAATGCCATCAGAGTTTCCCAACAATTGCGGGATCTCGGCTTTGATGAAAATCTCATCACATTAAATTCAATTTCACACTTTTTTGGGCATTATCAAATGAATGAGGATCCCAAGGTCATCAGAAAAAAAATGGAAAATCATTTTATTGAAAACACAATCCCAACACTCCTCGAAGAAAAAAACAATGCTTTTTTTGCCAATCATACAAATAATTTAAAAGATTCTTATTATTTTAAACAAATTATATTTCCAAGAATCTCATTATTTATTCCATTTTCAGATACAGAAAATAAAATGCTTTGTTATTATTTGTGTAATACAACAAAAATTCAAATACCAAAACCTATTGAAGATAAAAAACATTTGTGCTTAACAAATAATATTTATGATGCAAATAAAAGCAGAGAATCTGAATATCTCCATAATAAACATTTAGATTTGATTAAAAAGCATCATCATAAACTTGTTGTCAACCAACCCAAAGTTCCTAAATCTCCAATTGGAGTAAAGTATGGAGGGTTTGGAGGATCACACATTTTCAACGAAACAACTTTTTGTCCTCTCGAAAACACAAGTTCCTCAATGTTAGTTGCCAATTCTCAACAACAAAATACTTTTGACGAACTTGCCATGAAGTCATCAAAAATTGCAGAAAAAAGCGCGATTCTTTATTTAGTTGGTATTGGCGATCAAGGAAAACATGGAAATATGATTAGCACAATCAGTGGAGAACAAAGTAGCAAAAATCTTTATGTCATTCATCCAGCAACTTATGCATTACAATTAATTGGAGGAGAAGATTCTGATATTATAGAGTTTTTTGAGCCACTAAAAGGAGTGGATCCAAACGGAAAAAAAATTGGGTTTATTGATGGAAAAAAAGGGGTTGATACAATTTCAATCAAAAATATCACAACGCAAGATCCTAATAACTTATTTCAAATTTCTTTAAATCCTTCAATAAAACTTGATCATTCTTTTATTGAAGTCGAAAATGTTGAAAATGTTATTGGTTCTAATTTTAACGATGAAATTGTAGGAAACGAAGACAATAACGTCCTCATGGGCAATGCTGGTGATGATTCTATTAAATCTGGAGATGGAAATGATATCTTGCATGCAGGATCTGGTGCAGACTATCTAGAAGGGGGCAAAGGCAAAGATGTTTACGTCATTTTTCAAAAAGACATTGAAGACAAAAAAATTAAAACTATTAATAATTATGATGAAAAATGGGATGAAAACGAAGAAGAAAATATTGACGCTATTTTAACAGACATTGAAAATTTTGTTGCAACACAAGTAGGTCCTGATCTCATTTTAAGTGTTCTTGATGGTGCAACATACAGACCAGCAATAAAAGTTTTAAATTATTTTGAAAGCGAACATCACAAACATTTAATTTTAACAGATTTAGAACAAAATAAAAAAGAAATTTCAAAGAATTTAGAGTGA
- a CDS encoding IS982 family transposase: MDWQSQLITVYLTTCDFFSQLSPTSFLKISPNSNPSFTDQEVTTIYIFGVLMKQKNIKAIFNFTKNFIPNWFPHLPSYEGFLSRLNSLSKLFPELANFILKNNKFKIPKTKSKPFILIDSLPIILTTGFRAHKCNTANDISAIGYCSSKDKFYYGLKLHLAALFQNKKLAAPIDFKITPAATHDLTAVKNDLLNFKHSQIFADRAYCDKSTKKNLNQINSKLHTPIKLSRNKKTLSSDEKVYSKSVSSIRQSIEILFNWLIESSGIQIASKVRSTKGLIVHVFGRFSACLFNYLFKF; the protein is encoded by the coding sequence ATGGACTGGCAGAGCCAACTCATCACTGTATACCTTACTACCTGCGATTTCTTTTCTCAACTCTCTCCAACCTCTTTTTTAAAAATTAGTCCAAACTCAAATCCCTCGTTCACAGACCAAGAAGTCACCACTATTTACATCTTTGGAGTTTTAATGAAACAAAAAAATATAAAAGCTATTTTTAACTTCACTAAAAATTTTATTCCAAACTGGTTTCCTCACTTGCCTTCTTATGAAGGATTTTTGTCAAGACTTAATAGCTTAAGTAAACTCTTTCCTGAACTTGCAAACTTTATTTTAAAAAATAATAAATTTAAAATCCCTAAAACAAAATCCAAACCTTTTATTCTTATTGACTCTTTACCTATTATACTCACAACTGGTTTTCGGGCGCACAAGTGCAATACTGCAAACGATATTTCTGCTATTGGCTATTGCTCTTCAAAAGATAAATTTTACTATGGGTTAAAACTTCATCTCGCTGCTTTGTTTCAAAATAAAAAACTTGCCGCACCTATTGATTTTAAAATCACACCCGCCGCAACTCACGACTTAACTGCTGTTAAGAATGATCTTTTAAACTTCAAACATTCGCAAATCTTTGCCGATCGTGCTTACTGTGACAAATCAACTAAAAAAAACTTGAATCAAATAAACTCTAAATTACACACACCAATTAAACTCTCTCGGAATAAAAAAACTCTTTCTAGTGATGAGAAAGTTTATTCTAAATCTGTTAGCTCTATTCGGCAGTCCATTGAAATCCTTTTTAACTGGTTAATTGAATCCAGCGGTATTCAAATCGCATCAAAAGTTCGATCGACTAAAGGCCTTATCGTCCATGTTTTCGGACGATTTTCTGCCTGCCTGTTTAACTACTTATTCAAATTCTAA